From a single Bacillus pumilus genomic region:
- a CDS encoding DMT family transporter: MDMKTTAPKKSIALPLVISIIAISFSAIIVKWSNAPAAILSMYRMMFAAAFMLPFILPRKKEFLSIKRRDWLFLCMSGFFLGLHFVLWFGSLKLTTVASSTIIIALQPMVSLLGGFLIFRERTTLPALLTMCAAIVGALMIGWGDIGHSQEAILGDILSFLSVIAVVCYLLIGQQAVRKISHWIYSFCVFGFAGLFLILFNLIQQTPFTGYPGKEWGIFILLAIIPTMSHVINNWLLTYVNATTISMSILGEPVGATILAVWLLGEKLTLLQMFGGLLVLLGVFLFLMQQRQGIVKKPKKSG; the protein is encoded by the coding sequence ATGGACATGAAGACAACTGCTCCAAAGAAATCAATTGCACTGCCGCTTGTGATTTCAATTATTGCCATTTCATTTTCTGCTATCATTGTGAAATGGTCAAATGCACCTGCTGCTATTTTAAGTATGTATCGTATGATGTTTGCCGCAGCCTTTATGCTGCCGTTTATCCTGCCACGAAAAAAAGAGTTTCTCTCGATTAAGCGTAGAGACTGGCTTTTCTTATGTATGTCCGGCTTTTTTTTAGGACTCCATTTTGTGTTATGGTTTGGATCACTGAAGCTGACGACTGTGGCAAGCTCTACTATTATTATCGCCCTTCAGCCGATGGTCTCCTTATTAGGCGGCTTTCTCATTTTCCGTGAACGAACCACGCTGCCCGCACTCTTGACGATGTGTGCCGCAATTGTTGGTGCACTTATGATTGGATGGGGAGACATAGGTCATAGCCAGGAAGCCATCCTAGGAGACATTTTATCCTTTTTAAGTGTGATCGCGGTTGTTTGTTATTTATTAATAGGTCAACAGGCTGTAAGGAAAATATCTCATTGGATTTATAGTTTTTGTGTGTTTGGCTTTGCCGGTCTTTTTTTAATTTTATTCAATTTGATTCAGCAAACTCCTTTTACAGGCTATCCGGGTAAAGAGTGGGGAATCTTTATATTACTTGCCATCATTCCCACCATGTCTCATGTGATTAACAATTGGCTTTTAACCTATGTCAATGCCACAACTATTTCAATGAGTATACTTGGCGAACCTGTTGGAGCCACGATTCTTGCTGTTTGGCTGCTTGGAGAGAAACTCACCCTGCTTCAAATGTTTGGCGGGCTTCTTGTCCTTTTAGGTGTCTTTTTGTTTTTGATGCAGCAGCGTCAAGGAATTGTGAAAAAACCAAAAAAATCCGGTTAA
- a CDS encoding TIGR00366 family protein → MSNGENMAFNMGDLLFQVFSLLFIAAIVTIIVIAFRMIRRKRMELKKVEEKLNKVIEKNDLKE, encoded by the coding sequence ATGTCTAACGGAGAGAATATGGCATTTAACATGGGTGATCTTCTATTTCAAGTGTTCTCTCTTCTATTCATTGCTGCTATCGTGACGATCATTGTCATCGCTTTTCGAATGATCAGAAGAAAACGAATGGAATTGAAGAAGGTGGAGGAAAAATTGAACAAAGTGATTGAAAAAAACGATTTAAAAGAGTAA
- a CDS encoding RNA ligase yields the protein MRTLVLLRGLPGVGKSTWIKAQGLEPYTLSADQIRLLTQPPQLSVNGKLEISSKHDHKIWSLLFELLTARMERGDFTVIDATHISSKSISQYKSLATSYRYRVYVVDFTQVPLETALLQNRSREPHKVVRESVLYQMNERLKTEKVPSWVTVLQPEEYPQVMTYQPRSFDQYEAIHVFGDIHGCHTALTTYLQGDIKENELYIFAGDLLDRGIENKEVLEWMLAHRECRNVIVIEGNHDQHLYRFAHGEKVRSNMFNRHTAPEIEAADFDLKEVRKFVRTFHQLTYFTYHGKTFLVTHGGLAHLPKELLHVSTQQLIHGVGEYSDDIDHLFVQNTAGLDIIQIHGHRNLYRLPIQAAERSYNLEGQVEFGGQLRVLKITADGIETHEIANPVYRASEKKPSATIQPDISLDDFLAHLDQHEYVQELKLPHHISSFNFTKKAFSERQWDDVNVKARGLFVNMVSKQIVSRSYNKFFNIDERPETKMHHLVNHLQFPVTVYDKANGYLGTVGYNELEDELVFTSKSYTSHVKQNQHASWVEELFYQTFGDVQVDYIKSYVRDHHVSLVFEVILPEKDPHIITYEQDQLILLDIVKRQLSYEKAPFNEVKRLSEQLGMSSKQEVAVFHDWTSFYKWYQAVSHDDSIKEEGYVIEDNSGFMTKLKLPYYQFWKQMRAIKQRVAEKRSSQKYMQALQTAEQARFYTWLLEQEPENVRKRSIIELRSQFEQTEAAQSNHDEINA from the coding sequence ATGAGAACTTTAGTCCTTTTACGAGGTCTCCCAGGCGTAGGGAAATCAACTTGGATCAAAGCGCAAGGCTTAGAGCCTTACACTTTATCAGCGGATCAAATCCGTCTTTTGACGCAGCCACCGCAGTTGTCTGTCAATGGGAAACTAGAAATTTCAAGCAAACATGACCACAAAATCTGGTCTTTATTATTTGAATTACTCACAGCCCGTATGGAGCGTGGAGACTTTACTGTGATTGATGCCACGCATATTTCAAGCAAATCGATATCTCAATATAAATCGCTGGCCACATCGTATCGTTACAGGGTGTATGTCGTCGATTTCACTCAGGTGCCGCTTGAAACAGCTCTTTTGCAAAATCGCTCAAGGGAACCTCACAAAGTTGTGAGAGAGTCTGTTTTGTACCAAATGAATGAGCGATTAAAAACAGAAAAGGTCCCATCATGGGTAACTGTATTACAGCCGGAAGAATATCCGCAAGTGATGACCTATCAGCCCCGATCCTTCGATCAATATGAGGCCATTCATGTATTCGGAGATATTCATGGCTGTCATACCGCTCTGACCACCTATTTGCAAGGAGACATTAAAGAAAATGAACTTTATATCTTTGCAGGTGATCTACTTGATAGAGGAATAGAAAACAAGGAAGTATTAGAATGGATGCTTGCACATAGAGAATGCCGGAATGTCATCGTGATTGAAGGCAATCATGATCAGCATTTATACCGGTTTGCTCATGGTGAAAAAGTACGAAGCAATATGTTTAATCGGCACACTGCACCTGAGATCGAAGCAGCAGACTTTGATTTAAAAGAAGTACGAAAGTTTGTCAGAACATTTCATCAGCTGACTTATTTTACGTACCATGGCAAAACATTTCTTGTTACCCACGGAGGGCTTGCTCATTTGCCAAAAGAACTTCTGCATGTGTCAACCCAGCAGCTCATTCATGGGGTAGGTGAATATTCAGATGACATTGACCATTTGTTTGTACAAAACACCGCTGGATTAGATATCATTCAAATTCACGGACATCGCAATTTATACAGACTGCCTATTCAAGCAGCGGAAAGGTCTTATAATTTAGAAGGCCAAGTTGAATTCGGTGGGCAGCTGAGGGTGTTGAAAATCACAGCTGACGGAATTGAGACTCACGAAATTGCCAATCCAGTCTATAGAGCTTCTGAGAAAAAACCATCGGCTACTATTCAGCCAGATATCTCACTGGATGACTTTTTAGCTCACTTAGATCAGCATGAATATGTACAGGAATTAAAGCTTCCGCACCATATTTCATCTTTTAACTTTACGAAAAAAGCGTTCAGTGAACGGCAGTGGGATGATGTGAATGTGAAGGCGAGAGGTTTGTTTGTCAATATGGTGTCAAAGCAGATTGTTTCAAGAAGCTACAACAAATTTTTTAACATTGACGAGCGTCCGGAGACAAAAATGCATCATCTAGTGAACCATCTTCAATTTCCTGTTACCGTCTATGATAAAGCAAATGGATACTTAGGAACGGTTGGATACAACGAATTAGAAGATGAATTGGTGTTTACGTCCAAATCGTATACATCTCATGTGAAACAAAATCAGCATGCATCATGGGTCGAAGAACTATTCTATCAGACCTTCGGTGATGTGCAGGTCGACTATATCAAATCATATGTACGTGACCATCATGTATCTCTCGTGTTTGAAGTCATTTTGCCAGAGAAAGACCCGCATATTATCACATACGAACAAGATCAACTCATTTTACTTGATATTGTGAAGCGTCAGCTAAGCTATGAAAAAGCACCATTTAATGAAGTGAAAAGGTTAAGTGAACAGCTAGGAATGTCCAGCAAGCAGGAAGTGGCTGTGTTCCACGATTGGACGTCTTTTTATAAATGGTATCAGGCCGTATCTCATGACGACTCGATCAAAGAAGAGGGGTATGTGATTGAGGATAACAGCGGCTTTATGACCAAGCTCAAGCTGCCTTATTATCAATTTTGGAAGCAGATGCGCGCGATCAAACAGCGCGTTGCAGAGAAGCGTTCCTCGCAAAAATATATGCAGGCTTTGCAAACAGCGGAGCAAGCTAGATTTTATACGTGGCTTCTTGAGCAAGAACCAGAGAATGTGAGAAAACGCTCAATTATTGAGCTACGATCACAATTTGAGCAAACTGAAGCAGCCCAATCGAATCATGATGAAATAAATGCATAG
- a CDS encoding DUF6944 family repetitive protein has product MCNVAEYNILTGAWIDALGTIISAIAEIRSLAGMNEINNKLVAIGEGLQAVGSFVIAIAPEEYSYAFTGNLIDGAGASTSSLAAYLQDVEGENSDNLRLEILGDSFQSIGASIAATGDYIIGEQLFAVGNSIQALGAGLEAIGGVYELKNKEEGAQILSTLGAISQAIGSNFVALLLTDEFIASNICPYKETWRG; this is encoded by the coding sequence ATGTGTAATGTTGCTGAGTACAACATTTTAACAGGAGCTTGGATTGATGCGCTTGGTACAATCATTTCTGCAATTGCAGAAATCAGATCTTTAGCAGGAATGAATGAAATCAATAATAAACTTGTAGCAATTGGAGAAGGTCTGCAAGCAGTCGGATCTTTTGTTATAGCAATAGCCCCTGAGGAGTATTCTTATGCTTTTACTGGAAACTTAATTGATGGTGCTGGTGCATCAACAAGCTCATTAGCTGCTTATTTACAAGATGTGGAGGGTGAAAATTCAGATAATCTTCGTCTAGAGATACTTGGTGATTCCTTTCAATCGATTGGTGCCTCTATCGCTGCTACTGGAGACTATATCATTGGAGAGCAACTATTTGCTGTTGGTAATTCGATTCAAGCATTAGGTGCTGGTTTAGAAGCAATTGGTGGCGTTTATGAATTAAAAAACAAGGAAGAAGGAGCACAAATTCTATCCACTTTGGGGGCTATTTCACAGGCAATTGGTTCAAACTTTGTTGCCCTTCTCTTAACTGATGAGTTCATAGCCAGCAACATATGTCCATATAAAGAGACTTGGAGGGGCTAG
- a CDS encoding TetR/AcrR family transcriptional regulator, whose product MPAAPDKQEQIMKASLDLFIERGFDGTTMPMISKKANVGAGTIYRYFDSKEALVNTLYQRSLSAFIEKMNTNSPDPNESIRAYFKHVFYCLVLFTKENPSGLYFLEIDKRSHYLDETSKEKMQHLLHGLFLIFEEGKKDGIHPNLSGRTILSIVFGAFVQLHKQILAEEIEPTIEFLEDIEQSLWRAISVASK is encoded by the coding sequence ATGCCAGCAGCTCCTGATAAACAAGAACAGATCATGAAGGCTTCACTAGACTTATTTATTGAGCGAGGCTTTGATGGGACCACGATGCCAATGATTTCAAAAAAAGCAAACGTCGGAGCGGGAACCATTTACCGTTATTTCGACAGTAAAGAGGCACTCGTCAATACTTTGTATCAGCGCAGCCTTTCTGCTTTTATCGAGAAAATGAACACAAACAGTCCAGATCCAAATGAAAGTATTCGAGCGTACTTTAAGCATGTATTTTACTGCTTGGTTTTATTTACAAAGGAGAATCCAAGCGGACTATATTTCTTAGAAATTGATAAACGATCCCATTACTTAGACGAGACGAGCAAAGAGAAAATGCAGCATTTATTACATGGACTCTTCCTTATCTTTGAAGAAGGAAAAAAGGATGGGATTCATCCAAATCTTTCAGGTAGAACCATTTTATCAATTGTATTCGGTGCCTTTGTACAGCTGCATAAACAAATTCTTGCGGAAGAAATAGAGCCAACGATTGAATTTCTAGAAGACATTGAGCAAAGCCTATGGCGCGCCATTAGCGTTGCATCTAAATGA
- a CDS encoding bifunctional cytochrome P450/NADPH--P450 reductase, with product MQQTSIIPKPKTYGPFKNIPHIKKGELSQTFWRLADELGPIFQFEFAKATSIFVSNHELFQEICDESRFDKYIGSSLNKVRTFSGDGLFTSWTDEPNWRKAHHILMPAFSQQAMKGYHEMMLDIATQLVQKWQRTGHDEEIEVAEDMTKLTLDTIGLCGFDFRFNSFYKENQHPFIESMVNGLNEAMDQASRLPVADKLMIKRRKEFEQNVDFMKQLVDDIIQERKKQDKTGNDLLSLMLHAKDPETGERLSDENIRYQIITFLIAGHETTSGLLSFAIYFLLKNPEKLKKAVQEADDVLQGGLPTFKQVQKLTYTRMVLNESLRLWPTAPTFSFYAKEDTVIGGKYSIKKNQSVSVLLPKLHRDQAVWGEDAEEFKPERFLQPEKIPQHAYKPFGNGQRACIGMQFALHEATMVLAMVLHNLELIDHTSYELDLKESLTIKPNDFKIKVRPRKQQFFMAPPKEEPKKTTKASEAKVDSHGTPLLVLYGSNLGTAQQMANEFAEDGKAKGFDVTTAPLDDYTRQLPDSGAVLIVTASYNGLPPDHAKGFVDWVTQDEKQDLSNVTFAVFGCGDRNWASTYQRIPRLIDEALERKGAKRVAKLGEGDAGGDMDEDKETFQKTVFKQLAKEFKLTFQEKGKEKPNLSVAYTTELVERPVAKTYGAFSAVVLKNEELQSESSERKTRHIELQLPEGKRYKEGDHIGIVPKNSDALVQRVIHRFNLDPQQHIKLSSEKEASHLPLDQPLQIKELLASHVELQEPATRTQLRELAAYTVCPPHRVELEQMAGEAYQEAILKKRVTMLDLLDQYEACELPFVHFLALLPGLKPRYYSISSSPKVEEKRVSMTVAVVKGKAWSGRGEYAGVASNYLCGLQEGEEVACFLHEAQAGFQLPPSSEVPMIMIGPGTGIAPFRGFVQARGVWQKEGKPLGEAHLYFGCRHPHEDDLYFEEMQLAAEKGVVHIHRAYSRHKEKKVYVQHLLKEDGEMLIHLLDQGAYLYVCGDGKVMAPDVEATLIDLYQHEKQCSKETAANWLTTLANDHRYVKDVWS from the coding sequence ATGCAACAAACATCAATCATTCCAAAACCAAAAACATACGGACCATTTAAAAATATCCCTCATATCAAAAAAGGGGAGCTTTCTCAAACCTTTTGGCGGCTGGCAGATGAATTAGGGCCGATCTTTCAGTTTGAATTTGCAAAAGCGACAAGTATTTTTGTTTCTAATCATGAACTTTTCCAAGAAATATGTGATGAGAGCCGTTTTGATAAATACATTGGAAGCAGTCTCAATAAAGTCAGAACATTTTCAGGGGATGGGTTATTTACAAGCTGGACAGACGAGCCGAACTGGAGAAAGGCTCATCACATCTTGATGCCGGCGTTTAGCCAGCAGGCTATGAAGGGCTATCATGAGATGATGCTCGATATTGCCACACAGCTTGTACAAAAATGGCAAAGAACTGGTCATGATGAAGAAATTGAAGTAGCAGAGGACATGACAAAGCTCACTTTAGATACGATCGGGCTATGTGGTTTTGATTTTCGATTTAACAGCTTTTATAAAGAAAATCAGCATCCATTCATCGAAAGTATGGTGAATGGTTTAAACGAAGCGATGGATCAGGCAAGCAGATTGCCCGTTGCAGATAAATTAATGATCAAAAGAAGAAAAGAATTTGAACAAAATGTTGATTTTATGAAGCAATTAGTAGATGACATTATTCAAGAACGAAAAAAACAAGATAAAACGGGCAATGATTTACTGTCCCTCATGCTGCATGCTAAGGACCCTGAAACAGGTGAGCGCCTGTCAGATGAAAATATTCGTTACCAAATCATTACCTTCTTAATAGCTGGGCACGAAACAACTAGTGGGCTGCTATCCTTTGCGATTTATTTCTTATTAAAGAATCCAGAAAAATTAAAGAAAGCCGTCCAAGAAGCAGATGATGTGCTGCAAGGCGGACTGCCAACATTTAAGCAGGTACAAAAGCTCACATACACTCGTATGGTTTTAAACGAATCTCTTCGTCTCTGGCCAACAGCGCCGACGTTCTCTTTTTATGCAAAAGAAGACACCGTCATCGGAGGGAAATATTCGATTAAAAAGAACCAAAGTGTCTCCGTGCTGCTCCCTAAGTTACATCGTGATCAAGCGGTATGGGGAGAGGATGCGGAAGAATTTAAACCAGAACGCTTTCTACAGCCTGAAAAGATCCCGCAGCATGCCTACAAGCCTTTTGGAAATGGGCAGCGTGCATGTATCGGTATGCAGTTCGCCCTTCATGAAGCCACAATGGTGCTGGCGATGGTTCTGCACAATTTAGAATTGATTGATCATACATCATATGAACTTGATTTAAAAGAATCTCTAACGATTAAACCAAACGATTTTAAAATCAAAGTGCGGCCAAGGAAGCAGCAATTCTTCATGGCACCACCGAAAGAAGAACCAAAAAAAACCACCAAAGCGAGTGAGGCAAAAGTGGATAGTCATGGGACGCCACTGCTTGTTTTATATGGTTCAAATCTAGGCACAGCGCAGCAAATGGCAAATGAATTTGCTGAAGACGGAAAAGCAAAAGGGTTTGACGTGACCACGGCTCCGCTTGATGACTATACACGACAATTACCAGATAGTGGTGCCGTCTTAATCGTGACTGCTTCCTACAACGGACTTCCACCTGATCATGCAAAAGGATTTGTCGATTGGGTAACGCAGGATGAGAAGCAGGATTTATCAAACGTGACATTTGCTGTCTTTGGATGCGGAGATCGAAATTGGGCAAGTACGTACCAGCGTATCCCGCGTCTCATTGATGAAGCGCTTGAAAGAAAAGGTGCAAAACGTGTTGCGAAGTTAGGAGAAGGCGATGCGGGCGGTGATATGGATGAGGATAAAGAAACATTCCAGAAAACGGTCTTCAAGCAGCTGGCAAAAGAATTCAAGCTCACCTTCCAAGAGAAAGGCAAGGAAAAGCCAAATCTATCAGTTGCTTATACAACTGAGCTAGTGGAACGTCCTGTGGCGAAAACATATGGTGCCTTTTCAGCTGTTGTACTGAAAAATGAGGAATTACAATCTGAATCAAGTGAGCGGAAAACAAGACATATAGAACTACAATTGCCTGAAGGGAAACGATACAAGGAAGGGGATCATATCGGAATTGTTCCGAAAAATAGTGATGCACTCGTTCAGCGGGTCATTCATCGCTTCAATCTAGATCCTCAGCAACACATAAAGCTTTCTTCTGAGAAAGAGGCTAGTCATTTACCTTTAGATCAGCCGCTTCAAATAAAAGAATTACTTGCTTCACATGTTGAGCTTCAAGAGCCTGCAACACGTACGCAGCTAAGAGAGCTTGCAGCATATACAGTTTGTCCGCCTCACCGTGTGGAGCTTGAGCAAATGGCTGGTGAAGCCTATCAAGAAGCCATTCTAAAGAAACGAGTGACCATGCTGGACTTATTAGATCAATATGAAGCGTGTGAGCTGCCGTTTGTGCACTTTTTGGCACTTTTACCAGGTTTGAAACCGCGCTACTACTCGATTTCTAGTTCACCAAAGGTGGAAGAAAAAAGAGTCAGTATGACAGTGGCAGTTGTGAAAGGGAAAGCGTGGAGCGGCCGCGGAGAATATGCAGGAGTCGCATCAAACTATTTATGTGGTCTGCAGGAAGGAGAAGAAGTCGCCTGTTTCCTTCACGAAGCGCAGGCAGGATTCCAGCTGCCCCCTTCATCTGAAGTACCGATGATCATGATCGGACCGGGTACAGGAATCGCTCCATTTAGAGGGTTTGTTCAAGCTAGAGGGGTTTGGCAGAAGGAAGGAAAGCCATTAGGTGAGGCTCACCTGTATTTTGGCTGCCGTCACCCTCATGAAGATGATCTGTATTTTGAGGAAATGCAGCTTGCAGCAGAAAAAGGAGTTGTTCACATCCACCGGGCTTATTCTCGTCACAAAGAGAAAAAAGTATATGTTCAGCATTTGTTGAAAGAAGACGGTGAGATGCTGATCCATTTACTTGACCAAGGTGCGTATCTTTACGTGTGCGGGGACGGAAAGGTCATGGCGCCAGATGTAGAGGCTACACTGATCGACCTCTATCAGCATGAGAAACAGTGCTCGAAAGAAACAGCTGCAAATTGGCTCACAACCCTTGCAAATGACCATCGATATGTAAAAGATGTGTGGAGCTGA
- a CDS encoding trypsin-like serine peptidase, whose translation MKKVKMLLPSLLVFGALSVPSFAHAASNSVLTSDYDMVTSDGKVISSSDFHNDTKSPSSFDKVDDLSSTVGEKVKPLSKYLKDFQTKVVIGDDGRTKVANTRVAPYNSIAYITFGGSSCTGTLIAPNKILTNGHCVYNTASRSYSAKGSVYPGMNDSTAVNGSAKMTEFYVPSGYINTGASQYDFAVIKTDTNIGNTVGYRSIRQVTNLTGTTIKISGYPGDKMRSTGKVSQWEMSGPVTREDTNLAYYTIDTFSGNSGSAMLDQNQQIVGVHNAGYSNGTMNGGPKATAAFVEFINYAKAQ comes from the coding sequence ATGAAAAAGGTGAAAATGTTACTCCCTTCTCTACTCGTTTTTGGTGCTTTAAGTGTGCCTAGTTTTGCCCATGCTGCATCTAATTCAGTACTAACGTCTGATTATGACATGGTGACTTCTGATGGGAAGGTCATCTCTTCAAGTGATTTCCACAATGATACGAAATCCCCCTCATCCTTTGACAAAGTGGACGATCTTTCTTCTACTGTTGGTGAAAAAGTAAAACCTCTATCAAAATATTTAAAAGACTTTCAAACAAAAGTCGTCATTGGAGACGATGGTAGAACAAAAGTAGCGAATACAAGAGTGGCACCATATAATTCGATTGCTTATATTACATTTGGCGGCTCAAGCTGCACGGGGACACTCATTGCTCCTAACAAAATTTTGACAAACGGGCACTGCGTGTACAATACAGCATCGAGAAGTTATAGTGCAAAAGGATCGGTGTATCCAGGCATGAATGATAGTACTGCGGTGAATGGCTCAGCAAAAATGACGGAGTTCTATGTACCAAGCGGATATATCAATACAGGTGCAAGCCAATATGATTTTGCTGTAATCAAAACGGATACGAACATTGGCAATACGGTCGGTTATCGCTCTATCCGTCAGGTGACAAACTTAACTGGGACAACGATTAAAATTTCAGGATATCCAGGCGATAAAATGAGATCAACTGGTAAGGTGTCGCAGTGGGAGATGTCGGGTCCTGTGACAAGAGAAGATACGAATCTCGCATACTATACGATTGATACTTTTAGCGGAAATTCAGGCTCAGCAATGCTAGATCAAAATCAGCAAATTGTTGGGGTTCATAACGCAGGGTATTCAAACGGAACAATGAATGGCGGTCCAAAAGCGACAGCTGCCTTTGTTGAATTTATTAACTATGCAAAAGCGCAATAA
- a CDS encoding NucA/NucB deoxyribonuclease domain-containing protein — protein sequence MKMRRGWITAVTLCFLIWIGTLLGGFGEKQAAKGADRYDHIIQFPMERYPETGSHIQEAIRKGHSDVCTIDRNGADARRQESLKGIPTKPGFDRDEWPMAVCLEGGKGASVQYVSPSDNRGAGSWVGHQMSGYPDGKRILFIVK from the coding sequence TTGAAAATGAGAAGAGGCTGGATCACTGCTGTCACCTTATGCTTTTTGATATGGATAGGCACGCTTTTAGGTGGATTTGGGGAGAAACAGGCGGCAAAAGGCGCAGATCGATATGATCATATCATTCAATTTCCAATGGAACGATACCCTGAAACAGGCAGTCATATTCAAGAGGCCATTCGAAAAGGACATTCAGATGTGTGCACGATTGACCGAAATGGAGCAGATGCCCGCAGGCAAGAATCATTAAAAGGAATTCCAACGAAACCTGGTTTTGACCGGGATGAGTGGCCGATGGCGGTTTGTCTTGAGGGAGGAAAGGGTGCGAGTGTTCAATATGTCAGCCCATCTGATAATAGGGGCGCAGGCTCATGGGTTGGGCACCAGATGAGCGGTTATCCTGATGGGAAAAGAATTTTATTTATTGTGAAATAA
- a CDS encoding STAS domain-containing protein, translating into MEKNRALYDFFMQHAEKLTETWYESIEDDDPDSIYRSTDSSIIEELKRQNQDYYQHFIRAFIEDKTYLHTEFKKWSEDLASDPKHLNTPLDYVVREYMSNQRVVLHYLKEFIKQRQDEIDIDRIFYWYDLISEAFNISIHVFIQQYVKNTTKKLMAQRDMIYELSSPVIVLKSQIALLPLVGDIDTARAKIILENTLKQCSQKGVQHLCIDLSGVVIIDTMVAHQIFDLVTSLRLIGVETTISGIRPEIAQTAVQLGLPFNEFRTASSLAHALDRMTEFSPI; encoded by the coding sequence ATGGAGAAGAACCGTGCATTATACGATTTTTTCATGCAACATGCAGAGAAACTGACTGAAACATGGTATGAATCAATTGAGGATGATGATCCAGACTCAATATATCGTTCAACAGATTCCAGCATCATAGAAGAGCTAAAACGGCAAAATCAAGATTATTACCAGCATTTTATTCGTGCTTTTATTGAAGATAAGACTTATTTACATACCGAGTTTAAAAAATGGTCTGAGGACTTAGCCAGTGATCCGAAGCATTTAAATACACCATTAGATTATGTCGTGAGAGAATACATGTCCAATCAAAGAGTGGTCCTTCATTATTTAAAAGAATTTATTAAACAGCGTCAAGATGAAATTGATATTGACCGCATCTTTTATTGGTATGATTTAATTTCAGAGGCATTTAATATTTCAATCCATGTGTTCATCCAGCAATATGTGAAAAATACAACGAAGAAGCTCATGGCACAAAGAGATATGATTTACGAGCTAAGCTCACCTGTCATTGTCTTAAAAAGTCAAATTGCCTTATTGCCGCTCGTAGGTGACATTGACACAGCAAGAGCAAAGATTATTTTAGAAAATACGCTGAAGCAGTGCTCACAAAAGGGCGTGCAGCATTTATGTATTGATCTATCGGGCGTTGTTATTATTGATACAATGGTGGCCCATCAAATCTTTGATCTCGTCACATCACTTCGGTTAATCGGGGTAGAGACGACCATTTCGGGAATCAGACCGGAAATTGCCCAAACAGCAGTTCAGCTCGGGCTTCCTTTTAATGAATTTCGAACGGCATCATCACTTGCTCACGCGCTCGATCGCATGACCGAATTTTCTCC